One segment of Sphingomonas qomolangmaensis DNA contains the following:
- a CDS encoding peptidylprolyl isomerase, producing the protein MSDTPATLTLTLDGGDVTIRLRPDLAPNHVERITTLAKRGFYDGVVFHRVIDGFMAQGGDPTGTGTSGSDLPDVAAEFSREPHKRGVCSMARTMNPNSANSQFFICLDDATFLDGQYTVWGEVTEGMEHVDALPKGEPPRAPGKIVKATVA; encoded by the coding sequence ATGTCCGATACCCCAGCCACGCTGACGCTGACCCTCGACGGCGGCGACGTCACGATCCGCCTTCGCCCTGATCTCGCGCCCAACCATGTCGAACGCATCACCACGCTCGCCAAGCGCGGTTTCTACGACGGGGTGGTGTTCCATCGCGTGATCGACGGCTTCATGGCGCAGGGTGGCGACCCCACCGGCACCGGCACCAGCGGTTCGGACCTGCCCGACGTCGCCGCCGAATTCAGCCGCGAACCGCACAAGCGCGGCGTGTGCTCGATGGCGCGCACGATGAACCCCAACAGCGCGAACAGCCAGTTCTTCATCTGCCTCGACGACGCGACCTTCCTCGATGGCCAGTACACCGTCTGGGGCGAAGTGACCGAGGGCATGGAGCATGTCGACGCGCTGCCCAAGGGCGAACCGCCGCGCGCACCCGGCAAGATCGTCAAGGCGACCGTCGCCTAA
- the mgtE gene encoding magnesium transporter, protein MSEAELPDIDEARETGLDEDDRLKPAFVRAILDAVEAGDNEGANALVEPLHAADIADLIEIAPADMRASLAAAISERIDGDVLAEMNDWVRDALVDALNPRQLADIAGELDTDDAVAIIEDLDEEDQRAVLRALDPDDRAAIEEALSYPEESAGRLMQRELIAVPEHWTVGDVLDYLRADDQLTTDFWEIFVVDPAHRPVGTCNLSWVLRTPRVVSMTDVMKREQTLIPVDMDQEEVALRFQKYALISAAVVDPSGRLVGVVTVDDIVHIISQEAGEDALLMSGAGDGDINEPIRDSYQARVRWLIANLFTAMLASGIIAAFGGAIEQMVALAVLMPIVASIGGNAGTQAMAVAVRALATNQLTKSNTLRTVRREILVALMNGLTIAVLLGSGAALLYASPMLGMVIASAILLNILVAGLAGVLVPVVLERLEQDPAVASSVFVTMVTDSMGFLAFLGLAVLSGLVTMG, encoded by the coding sequence ATGAGCGAGGCCGAGCTTCCCGACATCGACGAAGCGCGCGAGACCGGGCTCGACGAGGACGATCGGCTCAAGCCCGCATTCGTCCGCGCGATCCTCGACGCGGTCGAAGCCGGCGACAACGAGGGCGCCAACGCGCTGGTCGAACCGCTCCACGCCGCCGACATCGCCGATCTGATCGAGATCGCGCCCGCCGACATGCGCGCATCGCTGGCGGCGGCGATTTCGGAACGAATCGACGGCGACGTGCTCGCCGAGATGAACGACTGGGTGCGCGACGCGCTGGTCGACGCGCTCAACCCGCGCCAGCTCGCCGACATCGCGGGCGAGCTCGACACCGACGACGCGGTCGCGATCATCGAGGACCTCGACGAGGAAGACCAGCGCGCGGTGCTGCGCGCGCTCGACCCCGACGATCGCGCGGCGATCGAGGAGGCGCTGTCCTACCCCGAGGAATCGGCGGGCCGGTTGATGCAGCGCGAGCTGATCGCGGTGCCCGAACATTGGACCGTCGGCGACGTGCTCGATTATCTGCGCGCCGACGATCAGCTGACCACCGATTTCTGGGAAATCTTCGTCGTCGATCCCGCGCATCGCCCGGTCGGCACCTGCAATTTGTCGTGGGTGCTGCGCACCCCGCGGGTCGTGTCGATGACCGACGTCATGAAGCGCGAACAGACGCTGATCCCGGTCGACATGGACCAGGAGGAGGTAGCGCTACGCTTCCAGAAATATGCGTTGATCTCGGCGGCGGTCGTCGATCCCAGCGGGCGACTGGTGGGGGTGGTGACGGTCGACGACATCGTCCACATCATCAGCCAGGAAGCGGGCGAGGACGCTTTGCTGATGTCGGGCGCGGGCGATGGCGACATCAACGAGCCGATCCGCGACAGTTATCAAGCGCGGGTGCGCTGGCTGATCGCGAATTTGTTCACCGCAATGCTGGCGTCGGGAATCATCGCAGCGTTCGGCGGCGCGATCGAGCAGATGGTGGCCTTGGCGGTGTTGATGCCGATCGTCGCGTCGATCGGCGGCAATGCGGGCACGCAGGCGATGGCGGTCGCGGTGCGCGCGCTGGCGACCAACCAGCTGACCAAATCGAACACGCTGCGCACCGTCCGCCGCGAGATTTTGGTCGCACTGATGAACGGGCTGACGATCGCGGTGCTGCTGGGAAGCGGCGCGGCGTTGCTGTACGCCAGCCCGATGCTGGGGATGGTGATCGCGTCGGCGATCCTGCTCAACATCCTGGTCGCGGGACTTGCCGGGGTGCTGGTGCCGGTGGTGCTCGAACGGCTCGAGCAGGATCCGGCGGTCGCTTCGTCGGTCTTCGTGACGATGGTCACCGATTCGATGGGGTTCCTGGCGTTTCTCGGGCTCGCCGTTCTCAGCGGCCTGGTGACGATGGGTTGA
- a CDS encoding DUF1489 family protein: protein MPLHLTKVAFAAESVEHLRARLAVRAEAGPVFLTTRYLPKRHAEVAGQGSLFWILKHQLVARSPILGFGEAEGGRVAILIDPALVLVEARPKRAHQGWRYLEDADAPRDLGEGGAAIAAMPSAMIGELHALALL from the coding sequence ATGCCGTTGCATCTGACCAAGGTCGCGTTTGCCGCCGAGAGCGTCGAGCATCTGCGCGCGCGCCTGGCGGTGCGTGCCGAGGCGGGGCCGGTGTTCCTGACCACGCGCTATCTGCCCAAGCGGCATGCCGAGGTGGCGGGGCAGGGGTCGCTATTCTGGATCCTGAAGCACCAATTGGTCGCGCGATCGCCGATCCTGGGGTTCGGCGAGGCCGAGGGTGGGCGCGTGGCGATCCTGATCGATCCCGCGTTGGTGCTGGTCGAGGCGCGACCCAAGCGCGCGCACCAGGGCTGGCGCTATCTGGAGGATGCCGATGCGCCGCGCGACCTGGGGGAGGGCGGCGCGGCGATCGCGGCGATGCCGTCGGCGATGATCGGCGAATTGCACGCCTTAGCCTTGCTGTGA
- the dinB gene encoding DNA polymerase IV has protein sequence MDAFYASVEQRDFPELRGKPVAVGGSRARGVVAAASYEARTFGVRSAMPSVTAAKRCPDLVFVSPRFDVYSAVSRQIRAIFAEFTPLIEPLSLDEAYLDVSADLAGIGSARDTAAAIRARIAAETGLTASAGVSYNKFIAKLASDQNKPDGLCVIPPGHGAAFVGSLPVRRFHGVGPVTAAKMERMGILTGADLAGLTVDEMRRAFGSFAEYLYAAARGEDHRPVRVNRESKSIGAERTFEHDLSDWDSLQEGLERVADAAWVRIERHQARGRRVTLKLRYNDFRTITRARTVPAGVADRAAFGAAGDLLLRALYPVEMPVRLLGLTLSALGEERGEDAQPGLPLG, from the coding sequence ATGGATGCCTTTTACGCCTCGGTCGAGCAGCGCGACTTTCCCGAATTGCGCGGCAAGCCGGTGGCGGTGGGGGGATCGCGCGCGCGCGGCGTCGTGGCGGCGGCGAGCTACGAAGCGCGCACGTTCGGGGTGCGATCGGCGATGCCCTCGGTCACCGCAGCCAAGCGCTGCCCCGATCTGGTGTTCGTGTCGCCGCGCTTCGACGTCTACAGCGCGGTGTCGCGGCAGATCCGCGCGATCTTCGCCGAGTTCACCCCGCTGATCGAACCGCTGTCGCTCGACGAGGCGTATCTCGACGTCAGCGCCGACCTCGCGGGGATCGGCTCGGCGCGCGATACCGCCGCCGCCATCCGCGCGCGGATCGCCGCCGAGACCGGGCTGACCGCGTCGGCGGGGGTGTCGTACAACAAGTTCATCGCCAAGCTCGCCTCGGACCAGAACAAGCCCGATGGCTTGTGCGTGATCCCGCCGGGGCATGGCGCGGCGTTCGTCGGCAGCCTGCCGGTGCGGCGCTTCCATGGCGTGGGGCCGGTGACCGCAGCGAAGATGGAGCGGATGGGGATCCTCACAGGCGCCGACCTGGCCGGGCTGACGGTCGACGAGATGCGGCGCGCGTTCGGCAGCTTCGCCGAATATCTATACGCGGCGGCGCGCGGCGAGGATCATCGCCCGGTGCGGGTGAATCGCGAATCGAAGTCGATCGGCGCCGAGCGGACCTTCGAGCATGATCTGTCGGACTGGGACTCGCTGCAGGAAGGGCTCGAGCGCGTGGCCGATGCCGCCTGGGTACGGATCGAGCGGCACCAGGCGCGCGGGCGGCGGGTAACGCTGAAGCTGCGCTACAACGATTTCCGGACGATCACGCGCGCGCGGACCGTGCCGGCGGGGGTGGCCGATCGCGCGGCGTTCGGCGCGGCGGGCGATCTGCTGTTGCGCGCGCTCTACCCGGTCGAGATGCCGGTGCGGTTGCTGGGGCTGACGCTGTCGGCGCTGGGGGAGGAGCGCGGGGAGGACGCGCAGCCGGGGTTGCCGCTGGGGTAG